The region CAATAAGTGCTCAATCCTTGGTGTCTTTAAAAGGCGGCAAAAATGAAATCGCATTGAGTTGTTATAGTTATTTGACGGAATTAGTGCGAAGTAGCAATTTCCCATTTAAGTATGTAAAAAAGGATAAAATTAATCTCCTAATCGATGAAGATACAGATGAAGTCGTCAATGCAAAATTGTTATTCGAGACTGATGGTTCTGGTGAGATAGGTTGGATTGAATATAGAGTTTTAGAACATAAATTAATAAACACATCTGCAGATTTGGATGTGCCAGAAGAACTTATATTTGATAAATCATATGCAGAAAAATATGATGAATGTAAAAGAAAGAATTAATAAATATGCCATGTGTTTTGCATGGCATATTTTACTCAACTCTTACTCAACAATACTTTCAATCCCAGCCCCATCATAGCGACACCAAAGACGCGATCGATCCAGTGACTGATGGCGAGGAAACGGCGGCGAATGGTCGGCTGGCTGAAAAACAGCGTGATGAGGCTAAACCAGAATAGCTGCAGCAGCATGATCCAAACACCATATATCACTAAGGTGCTGGCTGGCAGATTCGGAGAAAGCACGATCGTGAATAATGACAGGAAATAGATCGGTGCTTTCGGGTTCAAGGCATTACACAAAAAACCTTTGCCTACTAAGTGATGCGCGGCAACATCCATGATAACAGCGGGTTCATTGGCGATAATGCCAGATTGGGCTTTAGCACGAATACCTTGATAACCGAGGTAAAGCAGGTAGCTGCCTCCAATCAATTTAATTGCATTCATCCACATGGTGGAATGAGCAATCAGCGTGGCTAAACCAGCGGCAGAGTAGGCAATGTGAATACCTAGGCCCAGCGCGATGCCGAGGCTCACCCATAAACCGGCTCGACGCCCTTGTAATAATGCTTGGCGTGAAACTAACGCAAAATCAGGGCCTGGAGATGCAGCAGCCAGCAGATGAATTACCGTTAACGTAATAAAACCGTGCCAGAATTCCATTGTGTATTCCTACATTATTTGGGGGAGCTTAGTATAAATTATTGACGGCTTCAGTTATATCCAAAATATGTCCAACCGCATCAACCTGATTAATTTGATCTAATGTTAATTTAGCCCGATTCGGCGCATAGCGGGTTAGATAAGCGAGTTCATCGCGGAAATATTTATTAAAAACCTTCCCCTTTGGTGTCAACATGACTCGAAGTAATCTGGTTTCACCCATCATGGATGATTGCTGGATCGCCGCTTGCATTTGTCCATTTTTCATCAAATCATCGGCATTTTTTATAATGATATAATGGCCAGTTTGATTTGTTTTTTCTTTAACAGTAACCAAAAAATTAAAAGAAAATATGTCTTGTCGTTCTTTGAGTTTGCCCCATGCATCATTAAGCATTTGAATGAAGTTCTCATGCTTCAGAATGACTTTTAAGATGGCATTGTTTTCATCTTCATTGATGCTTATTTCAGGCATGACGGTATTGTCAGATAAAGCAATATCGCTGATATAGCGATTTTTGTCGTGTCTTTTGACTAGAAATACTGGGTGTGGATGATTAAAAGTAAATAAATTTCGAATTACTCTTGGTAAACCATAAATAACATCTCTGCAGCCTGTTGCTGTCAATGAATTAAGATTGTTTTGGATGAGTTTTTTGATGCTTTTTCTTGCTTCGTGAGTTTGTATGTTGCCGTGGATTAATAGATGAACAATGTTCCCTTTGGCGTTAACAACAATGTAGGGTTGACGAATGATCTGTTCACCATTCTCATTTTCTAAATGAGAGAAATTAACAGATAACAAATCCCCAGCAAAAAAGCCAAGCGGTTTCTCAGTCTGAATTTTTAATCCTTTTGTTGATATGTCAATCGTCAACGCTGAGAGTTTTTCTTTTGGTTTTTTTGTGGTGAAAAATGAGATAGGCATTTTATATAAAAAACGATCTTCTTGTCGTTTGTCATCCACTTCGCTTTTTACAATATGAAGTTCAGATTTAATGCCAACATGCTTAGGAATGAACTGAAATATTTTATTCTTTTGAATGTTTTCTTGTGCTGGTTCAGAGAACAAATCCAGTTTAGCGAGTAAATCTGATTCATCACTGATACAGATCATCCGTTTGTATGCAGAGGCCAATAATCTTGCTCGCTCAACAGGACTTTGATTAATAAGCTGAAACACTTCACCTGAACTATCAGGTAGTGAGCTAGGAATGTGACATTGTTTATCTGGATGAATAGTCATACCGTCTAAACGATATAACATTAAGTTACCTTTACTTTTTAAATAAGCTAATTGCGCAATTGCACGTGCGTCGGGGTCATTAATACAAACGGCTAATGGCATACACATGAAATTAGCAAAACCTTCAGGGCTGGAAACTGGTGCAAATAAGTAGTAATGGATGAATCGTTCGCCTGTTAATAAGGCATCTTGTATGGGAGTCTGACAGATGAAATCATTCAACACGGAGGTATGATTTTCATCAGTTAAACGTTGTAAAAGAAATTCATTATATCCAGTGAGATATAATGAATTAGGAACCCATTTGCCATGCTCATGTTGCATGAATACTGGCAGACTATTAAGTTTGCCAACAATAAATTGCTCATACGCTTTCACAATTACGGCTTCTTGCGTGTTTTCTATCGGAACTCGGTGTCTGCGTAGTTGAACAAAGATAAATTTTTTCAGATGATTATGGAATTCATGCACAATCTCTTCTGTCTGGTTATCCGTCATTTTTATTTTGTAATAAAAATTAGTCTGTTTTGACATGACTGATAAAATGTCATAACTCACAAATGCAGGCGAGGAGAAGGAGAACTCTTTTTCAAACCCGACAAAACGTATATATATTGATTTGGTGTCTTTCGGTATCTGTATGCCTGATAGTTTAATACACATACCTAAGGGGGATATATCGGTCGTTGACCCAGTAATAGCCACTTTTTTTTGTTGCGAGAGCGACATTCCTCTCGGGTCATCAACATAAACCTCGATTGGTGAAACAAAATAGAGGCGTTGTTCTTTCCGTTGATAAAAATGAGTCAGGGATGTGTAATTGACTTCAGGAACACTAATCGAGTTAGGGTTAGTTATTGCTTCTCTTTTTTTCTCACGCGCTCTTTTAATAATGAGCTCATAAGCACCAAGGGTATAACCTTTATAGCTTTTAACGGTGTTGATGAAATCTTGGGCGGTG is a window of uncultured Tolumonas sp. DNA encoding:
- a CDS encoding PilZ domain-containing protein, translating into MTAQNPALSLQPHQLKMVDVFRYEYGSPTLDEKLAQYAPDESLSSRFLVKMEIARLAKPCNRIIDLRDLQSDWKPFEYNGVKHYINDITAQDFINTVKSYKGYTLGAYELIIKRAREKKREAITNPNSISVPEVNYTSLTHFYQRKEQRLYFVSPIEVYVDDPRGMSLSQQKKVAITGSTTDISPLGMCIKLSGIQIPKDTKSIYIRFVGFEKEFSFSSPAFVSYDILSVMSKQTNFYYKIKMTDNQTEEIVHEFHNHLKKFIFVQLRRHRVPIENTQEAVIVKAYEQFIVGKLNSLPVFMQHEHGKWVPNSLYLTGYNEFLLQRLTDENHTSVLNDFICQTPIQDALLTGERFIHYYLFAPVSSPEGFANFMCMPLAVCINDPDARAIAQLAYLKSKGNLMLYRLDGMTIHPDKQCHIPSSLPDSSGEVFQLINQSPVERARLLASAYKRMICISDESDLLAKLDLFSEPAQENIQKNKIFQFIPKHVGIKSELHIVKSEVDDKRQEDRFLYKMPISFFTTKKPKEKLSALTIDISTKGLKIQTEKPLGFFAGDLLSVNFSHLENENGEQIIRQPYIVVNAKGNIVHLLIHGNIQTHEARKSIKKLIQNNLNSLTATGCRDVIYGLPRVIRNLFTFNHPHPVFLVKRHDKNRYISDIALSDNTVMPEISINEDENNAILKVILKHENFIQMLNDAWGKLKERQDIFSFNFLVTVKEKTNQTGHYIIIKNADDLMKNGQMQAAIQQSSMMGETRLLRVMLTPKGKVFNKYFRDELAYLTRYAPNRAKLTLDQINQVDAVGHILDITEAVNNLY
- a CDS encoding LysE family transporter; this translates as MEFWHGFITLTVIHLLAAASPGPDFALVSRQALLQGRRAGLWVSLGIALGLGIHIAYSAAGLATLIAHSTMWMNAIKLIGGSYLLYLGYQGIRAKAQSGIIANEPAVIMDVAAHHLVGKGFLCNALNPKAPIYFLSLFTIVLSPNLPASTLVIYGVWIMLLQLFWFSLITLFFSQPTIRRRFLAISHWIDRVFGVAMMGLGLKVLLSKS